The following proteins are co-located in the Aurantiacibacter atlanticus genome:
- a CDS encoding DUF2231 domain-containing protein, translating to MKRSISALAMMCLAVLIAFSPALAHGENTHGKQDAGTAAVEAAPARAADNVSPGDVMTLLRNLHPATVHFAIALFVVAGLTEAVGVFHPSTEFEGTVRIMVMAGAAGAIIAAVFGWIHTGLWLGGDGTMQLHRWIGMAIALVGTAAAIVANNRPQSRTLLRAALIILTIAIVAQGYLGGELAHGAGHLWKQ from the coding sequence TTGAAGCGCAGCATCTCAGCGCTGGCCATGATGTGCCTCGCTGTGCTTATCGCGTTTTCGCCTGCCTTGGCGCATGGTGAAAACACGCATGGCAAGCAGGATGCGGGCACTGCGGCAGTGGAGGCCGCGCCAGCGCGCGCTGCTGACAATGTGTCACCGGGCGATGTCATGACCCTGCTGCGCAACCTCCACCCCGCGACGGTCCATTTTGCCATCGCGCTGTTCGTAGTCGCTGGCCTGACCGAGGCGGTCGGTGTTTTCCATCCTTCGACCGAGTTTGAAGGGACAGTGCGCATCATGGTGATGGCGGGCGCTGCTGGCGCAATTATCGCCGCTGTGTTCGGCTGGATTCACACCGGATTATGGCTTGGCGGAGACGGCACGATGCAGCTTCATCGCTGGATTGGGATGGCGATCGCCCTTGTAGGGACCGCTGCGGCGATAGTGGCAAACAACCGCCCGCAATCGCGCACGCTGTTGCGCGCCGCGCTTATTATTTTGACCATTGCGATAGTCGCGCAGGGGTATCTCGGGGGCGAGCTGGCGCATGGCGCCGGGCATTTGTGGAAGCAATAG
- a CDS encoding copper resistance protein B has translation MMRTLILASTALIVAPVAAQDHSGHTMQQEPAAHDRDADQAAMDHAQRQDKQAADMPSDLPPDHRANPLGAIRPVPQRAMPQPQGQAHHSAMDHSATGHGPATAQIPDGPPPARAFDGPAHAAAAFWGEEAMARARAQNRATHGDGKFATLLAERLEARVASGEDAYLWDLSGWYGTGTDRVVFKSEGEGAFGGSVEAAEVQLLWGHAIGPWFDLQTGVRLDVEPDTNAHLALGIAGLAPYNIHLDAAGFLSDDGDVTARIEAEHDMRLTQRLVLQPRVELDLAAQDIPESGVGAGLVKIETGLRLRYEFVPEFAPYVGVEYEAALDQTADYIRAVGDDPDRLVFLIGLRTFF, from the coding sequence ATGATGCGGACGTTGATATTGGCCAGCACCGCGTTGATCGTCGCGCCTGTCGCAGCGCAGGACCATTCCGGCCACACCATGCAGCAGGAACCGGCGGCGCATGATCGGGATGCCGATCAGGCCGCGATGGATCATGCGCAGCGGCAGGATAAACAGGCCGCCGATATGCCATCCGATCTCCCACCTGATCATCGGGCCAATCCATTGGGTGCGATCCGTCCGGTACCACAGCGCGCCATGCCGCAGCCTCAAGGGCAGGCCCATCATTCGGCAATGGATCATTCGGCGACGGGCCACGGCCCTGCCACGGCGCAAATACCCGATGGCCCTCCGCCCGCCCGCGCCTTTGACGGCCCCGCCCATGCGGCGGCTGCATTCTGGGGCGAAGAGGCAATGGCCCGCGCCCGCGCACAGAACCGCGCAACACATGGCGATGGTAAATTCGCCACCTTGCTGGCCGAACGGCTCGAAGCGCGCGTGGCTTCGGGAGAGGATGCCTATCTGTGGGATCTATCCGGCTGGTATGGCACGGGCACAGACCGCGTGGTGTTCAAAAGCGAAGGCGAAGGCGCATTCGGCGGCTCAGTCGAAGCTGCCGAGGTCCAGCTATTGTGGGGCCATGCCATCGGCCCGTGGTTTGATCTGCAAACTGGTGTGCGACTTGACGTGGAACCTGACACAAATGCGCATCTGGCGCTGGGGATTGCGGGGCTTGCACCTTACAACATCCACCTGGACGCAGCGGGTTTCCTATCTGATGATGGCGATGTCACCGCCCGTATCGAGGCAGAACACGATATGCGGCTGACCCAGCGACTGGTTCTGCAACCGCGCGTGGAGTTGGATCTGGCGGCGCAGGACATTCCCGAAAGTGGCGTTGGCGCCGGACTGGTAAAGATAGAAACAGGGCTGCGCTTGCGATATGAATTCGTCCCCGAATTCGCGCCCTATGTCGGGGTCGAATATGAGGCGGCGCTGGACCAGACTGCCGATTACATCCGTGCCGTCGGTGACGATCCTGACAGGCTGGTGTTCCTGATCGGGCTGCGCACCTTTTTCTGA
- a CDS encoding DUF305 domain-containing protein has translation MTKEGNYKRFMAMVGTSTVIMLGLMYLNTYAMDHVFWSEMRFWMMFVMGSVMAVVMLLFMWGMYKNTAKNLIIIGVAVVTFALSLFLVRSQATIDDSEWMSAMIPHHSIAVLTSERAGIQDVRVRELADEIIKAQRREIDEMKWLIDDIEANGVATSAAEGEARPVPEFEGKLNPDS, from the coding sequence ATGACAAAGGAAGGCAATTACAAAAGGTTCATGGCGATGGTGGGAACATCCACCGTCATCATGCTGGGCCTGATGTATCTCAACACCTATGCGATGGATCATGTGTTCTGGAGCGAGATGCGCTTCTGGATGATGTTCGTCATGGGTTCGGTAATGGCGGTGGTGATGCTGCTTTTCATGTGGGGCATGTATAAGAACACCGCCAAGAACTTGATCATTATCGGCGTGGCCGTGGTGACTTTCGCGCTGTCGCTGTTTCTGGTGCGCAGCCAAGCCACCATCGATGATAGCGAATGGATGTCAGCAATGATTCCGCACCACTCAATTGCTGTACTGACGAGCGAGCGTGCGGGCATTCAGGATGTGCGCGTGCGCGAATTGGCCGATGAAATCATCAAGGCTCAGCGCCGCGAGATTGACGAGATGAAATGGCTCATCGACGATATCGAAGCGAATGGCGTGGCGACCAGCGCAGCAGAAGGCGAGGCACGGCCGGTCCCTGAATTTGAAGGCAAATTGAACCCAGATAGCTAA
- a CDS encoding copper resistance system multicopper oxidase, translated as MKLADFSRRSFLGSASLLAGAGLAIPAWARGQSLTQAANGFGELSGSQIDLSIANHHFATGGRNGHAIAVNGSVPGPLIRLREGQDVVLNVTNHLAEDSSIHWHGLLLPFQFDGVPGISFPGIKPGEAFSYRFPVRQSGTYWWHSHSGLQEQAGHYGPIVIDAAQPDPRYDRDVVVLLSEFTPRHPHEIARLLATGEHYFNRQMQTVGDGSMSLEDRLMWGAMRMNPRDISDVTGAIYTFLVNGHGPADNLEFAFTAGERVRLRIINGSAMTFFNVRIPGVPMTVIAADGQDVDAVEVDEFQIGVAETYDVIVTPPDGSHAFVAEAMDRSGMGVASLTSSPGHRATPPPLRESVTLTMADMGMDDMGSMDHGTGNSGETIDHAAMGHTMPAADEPAVAMDHSMRDTSLLPPNVKVGPGLDMVSAMPMDRMNFPGLGLDTVKHRVLRYTDLKARHANPHRMPTRQMEIHLTGNMERYMWSFDGRKFSAVTEDPIRFAHDERVRVKLVNDTMMAHPIHLHGHFFELVNGAGMMNQPRKHTVVVQPGSSATFDLTADEPGDWAFHCHLLYHMHAGMMQTVTVRPFPEVEA; from the coding sequence GTGAAGCTAGCTGATTTTTCTAGACGATCCTTCCTCGGCTCCGCCAGTCTGCTTGCCGGGGCGGGCCTTGCCATCCCTGCTTGGGCGCGGGGCCAGTCATTGACCCAGGCTGCCAATGGCTTCGGAGAGCTTTCGGGCAGTCAGATCGACCTTTCGATCGCCAACCATCATTTTGCGACCGGTGGCCGCAACGGTCATGCCATCGCGGTCAACGGCAGTGTGCCCGGCCCGCTGATCCGTCTGCGCGAAGGCCAGGACGTGGTGCTCAACGTCACCAACCATCTGGCCGAAGACAGTTCGATCCACTGGCACGGGCTGCTGCTGCCATTCCAGTTCGATGGCGTGCCCGGCATCAGCTTCCCCGGCATCAAGCCGGGTGAGGCTTTCAGCTACCGCTTCCCCGTCCGTCAGAGCGGCACCTATTGGTGGCACAGCCATTCCGGCCTGCAGGAACAGGCAGGTCATTATGGCCCTATCGTGATCGACGCAGCACAGCCCGATCCACGCTACGACCGCGACGTGGTGGTGTTGCTGAGCGAGTTCACCCCGCGCCATCCGCACGAAATCGCGCGGCTGCTGGCGACGGGTGAACATTATTTCAACCGCCAGATGCAGACCGTGGGCGATGGTTCGATGAGCCTTGAAGACCGGCTGATGTGGGGCGCCATGCGGATGAACCCGCGCGATATTTCTGATGTGACCGGCGCGATCTATACCTTTCTCGTCAATGGCCACGGCCCCGCCGACAATCTTGAATTTGCCTTCACGGCGGGGGAACGGGTGCGCCTGCGTATCATCAACGGATCGGCGATGACATTCTTCAACGTGCGCATCCCCGGCGTGCCGATGACGGTGATCGCAGCCGACGGGCAGGACGTGGACGCGGTGGAAGTCGATGAATTCCAGATTGGCGTTGCAGAAACCTATGACGTGATCGTCACCCCGCCCGATGGCAGTCATGCCTTTGTGGCAGAAGCGATGGACCGATCGGGCATGGGCGTTGCCAGCCTCACCTCGAGCCCCGGACACCGCGCCACTCCGCCGCCACTAAGGGAGTCGGTTACGCTGACCATGGCTGACATGGGCATGGACGATATGGGCAGCATGGATCATGGCACGGGCAATAGTGGCGAAACGATCGATCATGCAGCGATGGGCCATACAATGCCCGCAGCGGATGAGCCAGCAGTCGCGATGGATCATTCAATGCGCGATACATCGCTATTGCCACCCAATGTAAAGGTCGGCCCGGGGCTGGACATGGTTTCAGCAATGCCGATGGACCGGATGAATTTCCCCGGACTTGGTCTTGATACCGTAAAGCACCGCGTGCTGCGCTATACCGATCTCAAGGCCAGGCACGCCAATCCCCACCGCATGCCAACCCGCCAGATGGAGATTCATCTCACCGGCAATATGGAACGGTATATGTGGTCCTTCGATGGCAGAAAGTTCTCCGCCGTCACCGAAGATCCGATCCGCTTCGCGCATGACGAACGTGTGCGCGTAAAGCTGGTGAACGATACGATGATGGCCCATCCCATCCACCTTCACGGCCACTTCTTTGAACTGGTCAACGGGGCCGGCATGATGAACCAGCCGCGCAAACATACCGTAGTGGTGCAACCTGGCAGTAGCGCCACCTTCGATCTCACTGCGGATGAACCGGGCGACTGGGCGTTCCACTGCCATCTGCTCTACCACATGCATGCAGGGATGATGCAGACCGTAACCGTGCGCCCCTTCCCTGAGGTTGAGGCGTGA
- a CDS encoding metal-sensitive transcriptional regulator produces the protein MSDSKAILNRLRRVEGQVRGVAQMVEDDRYCIDILHQLQAVKAALAKAEDAILKNHAASCVADAISSGDKGEQQAKFGELVDLFAKVKR, from the coding sequence ATGAGTGACAGCAAGGCGATTTTAAACAGGCTGAGGCGTGTTGAAGGTCAGGTGCGCGGTGTGGCGCAAATGGTCGAGGATGACCGCTATTGCATCGATATCCTGCATCAATTGCAGGCAGTGAAGGCTGCACTTGCCAAGGCAGAGGACGCAATTCTTAAAAACCACGCGGCGAGCTGTGTGGCGGATGCCATCTCTTCGGGAGACAAGGGCGAGCAGCAGGCCAAGTTCGGCGAACTTGTCGATCTGTTCGCCAAGGTGAAGCGTTGA
- the groL gene encoding chaperonin GroEL (60 kDa chaperone family; promotes refolding of misfolded polypeptides especially under stressful conditions; forms two stacked rings of heptamers to form a barrel-shaped 14mer; ends can be capped by GroES; misfolded proteins enter the barrel where they are refolded when GroES binds), with translation MAAKDVKFGRDARERILKGVDTLANAVKVTLGPKGRNVVLDKSFGAPRITKDGVTVAKDIELADKFENMGAQMLREVASKANDAAGDGTTTATVLAQSIVREGMTAVAAGMNPMDLKRGIDLAVAKVVADLQNRSKDVSGSDEIAQVGIISANGDREVGEKIAEAMEKVGKEGVITVDESKGLEFELETVEGMQFDRGYLSPYFVTNPEKMTVELDDPYILIHEKKLSNLQAMLPVLEAVVQAGRPLLIIAEDIEGEALATLVVNKLRGGLKVAAVKAPGFGDRRKAMLQDISILTNGEMVSEDLGIKLENVGLSMLGEAKRVTIDKDNTTIVDGAGDQEAIKARVEQIRAQIETTSSDYDKEKLQERLAKLAGGVAVIKVGGASEVEVKERKDRVDDALHATRAAVEEGIVPGGGTALLYATKALEGVTGENNDQTRGVEIVRQAILSPIRQIATNAGHDGAVVSGNLLREADETQGFNAATDTYENLVAAGVIDPTKVVRTALQDAASVAGLLITTEAAISEVPEEKGSAPAMPDMGGMGGMGGGMGF, from the coding sequence ATGGCTGCCAAGGACGTAAAGTTTGGCCGCGACGCTCGCGAACGCATTCTCAAGGGCGTTGATACGCTTGCCAATGCAGTGAAAGTCACTCTCGGCCCCAAGGGCCGCAATGTCGTGCTCGACAAGAGCTTCGGCGCACCGCGCATCACCAAGGACGGCGTTACCGTCGCCAAGGATATCGAGCTTGCGGACAAGTTCGAGAACATGGGCGCACAGATGCTGCGCGAAGTTGCCAGCAAGGCAAATGATGCTGCCGGTGACGGCACCACCACCGCCACCGTGCTTGCACAAAGCATCGTGCGCGAAGGCATGACCGCCGTTGCTGCCGGCATGAACCCGATGGATCTGAAGCGCGGCATCGATCTGGCCGTGGCCAAGGTTGTTGCTGACCTCCAGAACCGTTCCAAGGACGTATCCGGTTCGGACGAGATTGCCCAGGTTGGCATCATCTCGGCCAATGGCGACCGTGAAGTAGGCGAGAAGATCGCTGAAGCCATGGAAAAGGTCGGCAAAGAAGGCGTGATCACCGTCGACGAAAGCAAGGGTCTCGAATTCGAGCTCGAAACTGTCGAGGGCATGCAGTTCGACCGCGGCTATCTCAGCCCCTATTTCGTGACCAATCCGGAAAAGATGACCGTCGAACTCGACGATCCCTATATCCTGATCCACGAAAAGAAGCTTTCGAACCTGCAGGCTATGCTGCCTGTGCTGGAAGCCGTGGTGCAGGCCGGACGTCCGCTGCTCATCATCGCTGAAGACATCGAAGGCGAAGCGCTGGCCACCCTCGTGGTCAACAAGCTGCGTGGCGGCCTGAAGGTTGCAGCCGTGAAGGCTCCGGGCTTCGGCGATCGTCGCAAGGCGATGCTGCAGGACATCTCGATCCTCACCAATGGTGAAATGGTTTCCGAAGATCTCGGCATCAAGCTGGAAAATGTTGGTCTTTCGATGCTGGGTGAAGCCAAGCGTGTCACCATCGACAAGGACAACACCACCATCGTTGATGGTGCAGGCGATCAGGAAGCCATCAAGGCCCGTGTCGAGCAGATCCGTGCACAGATCGAGACGACCTCGTCCGATTACGACAAGGAAAAGCTGCAGGAACGCCTCGCCAAGCTTGCTGGCGGCGTTGCCGTGATCAAGGTCGGCGGTGCTTCGGAAGTCGAAGTGAAGGAACGCAAGGACCGTGTCGATGACGCGCTCCACGCTACTCGCGCCGCTGTCGAAGAAGGCATCGTCCCGGGCGGTGGTACCGCGCTGCTGTATGCCACCAAGGCGCTGGAAGGCGTCACCGGTGAAAACAATGACCAGACCCGCGGTGTGGAAATCGTGCGCCAGGCGATCCTTTCGCCGATCCGCCAGATTGCCACAAATGCTGGCCATGACGGCGCCGTGGTTTCGGGCAACCTCTTGCGCGAAGCCGACGAAACACAGGGCTTCAACGCGGCCACCGACACCTACGAAAACCTCGTGGCTGCCGGCGTGATCGACCCGACCAAGGTCGTGCGCACCGCGTTGCAAGATGCTGCTTCTGTCGCTGGCCTGCTGATCACCACCGAAGCGGCGATCAGCGAAGTGCCGGAAGAAAAGGGCTCTGCGCCTGCCATGCCCGATATGGGCGGCATGGGCGGCATGGGCGGCGGCATGGGCTTCTAA
- a CDS encoding DUF885 domain-containing protein, which translates to MKRLAAVLLASVALSGCVATNADIASAEQTSVGCSDTQTECINVWFDEKFEELLAVSPILQTSLGIKTDYDKLDDFSLEAAQAQADWWARATAEMEATFDYDELSYEAKTSYDVFQYRAEMAARSAEFYDQQYILHQMGGMHAFLPSFLLSQHSVASERDMEAFISRLGGIATAMDQLLARAQANAAAGTRPPRFSYDAVIAESQGLITGAPFENGDPSALWTGTQERLATLVEQNAISQERADDLREEARTILTGQTAPAYQHVIDWFTADRPNSDEIAQGVTTLPGGEEFYAFSLNQMTTTDMTADQIHRLGLDEVARIRGEMEAIMQEVGFDGTLEEFFVFTRTDPQFFFPDNEAGAQMYIDRATQHIDAITARLPEFFGTLPKAALEVRRVEAFREQDGAAQHYSPGTPDGSRPGVYYAHLSDMTAMPIPPLEAIAYHEGNPGHHMQISIAQELEGIPRFRTQGFYLSAFGEGWGLYAESLAKEMGGYENPYSDFGRLQSEMWRAIRLVVDTGIHTKGWTEDQAVAYSLQNSPNPETVARSEVQRYFVLPGQATSYKIGQIRIQQLRSRAEEALGDDFDIRSFHDTVLGGGMMPLTVLEQRVDRWIASQQTGWRQDLRKGKVSEDQSPALPLLWLRMTSGYPASSSSRGPSAVRSDPARWAHLFLHPAASRPRGHGWQRY; encoded by the coding sequence ATGAAACGCCTTGCAGCCGTGTTGCTGGCATCTGTCGCGCTTTCGGGATGCGTTGCCACCAACGCCGATATCGCCAGTGCCGAGCAAACCAGTGTCGGATGCTCCGATACGCAAACCGAATGCATCAATGTCTGGTTTGATGAAAAGTTTGAGGAATTGCTTGCGGTCAGCCCGATCCTGCAGACCTCGCTCGGCATCAAGACCGATTACGACAAGCTCGATGATTTCAGCCTTGAGGCAGCACAGGCGCAAGCTGATTGGTGGGCGCGTGCCACCGCTGAAATGGAAGCCACATTCGACTATGACGAATTGAGCTACGAGGCGAAAACGTCCTACGATGTGTTCCAGTATCGTGCTGAAATGGCGGCACGCTCTGCCGAATTCTACGACCAGCAATATATCCTCCACCAGATGGGCGGAATGCATGCTTTTCTGCCCAGCTTCCTGCTCAGCCAGCACAGCGTCGCAAGTGAAAGAGACATGGAAGCCTTTATCTCTCGCCTTGGCGGTATCGCCACGGCGATGGACCAATTGCTCGCCCGCGCGCAGGCCAATGCGGCCGCAGGCACGCGTCCGCCGCGTTTTTCCTATGATGCCGTTATTGCCGAATCGCAGGGCCTGATTACCGGCGCGCCGTTTGAGAATGGCGATCCGTCTGCACTGTGGACCGGCACGCAGGAGCGGCTTGCAACGCTGGTTGAACAAAATGCCATATCCCAGGAACGCGCCGACGACTTACGCGAAGAAGCCCGCACCATACTGACCGGACAGACGGCCCCCGCCTATCAGCATGTAATCGATTGGTTTACGGCGGATCGCCCCAATAGCGACGAAATAGCGCAAGGCGTAACGACGCTGCCGGGCGGTGAGGAATTTTATGCCTTCAGCCTGAACCAGATGACCACGACCGACATGACCGCCGACCAGATTCACCGGCTTGGGCTGGACGAGGTCGCGCGCATCCGCGGCGAGATGGAGGCGATCATGCAAGAGGTTGGCTTCGACGGGACGTTGGAGGAATTCTTCGTCTTCACCCGCACCGACCCCCAGTTCTTCTTCCCCGATAACGAGGCTGGCGCACAGATGTATATCGACCGCGCTACGCAGCATATCGATGCCATCACTGCGCGTTTGCCCGAATTTTTTGGCACGCTGCCAAAGGCGGCGCTGGAAGTGCGCCGGGTGGAAGCCTTCCGCGAACAAGATGGCGCGGCGCAGCACTACAGCCCGGGCACGCCCGATGGATCGCGACCAGGTGTTTATTACGCGCATCTGTCGGATATGACCGCGATGCCGATTCCCCCCCTGGAAGCGATTGCCTATCACGAGGGCAATCCTGGCCACCACATGCAAATCTCCATTGCGCAGGAACTGGAAGGCATCCCGCGTTTCCGCACGCAGGGATTTTATCTGTCAGCGTTCGGCGAAGGTTGGGGGCTTTATGCCGAATCTCTTGCCAAAGAGATGGGCGGTTACGAAAATCCCTATTCGGATTTCGGACGATTGCAGAGCGAGATGTGGCGCGCCATCCGCCTCGTGGTGGATACAGGCATTCACACCAAGGGCTGGACCGAAGATCAGGCGGTTGCTTACAGCCTGCAAAATTCACCCAATCCCGAAACCGTCGCACGGTCCGAAGTGCAGCGCTATTTCGTGCTGCCCGGACAGGCGACATCCTACAAGATCGGCCAGATCCGTATCCAACAATTGCGCAGCCGTGCAGAGGAAGCTCTGGGTGACGATTTCGACATTCGCAGCTTCCACGATACGGTGCTGGGCGGCGGCATGATGCCGCTCACCGTCCTTGAACAGCGGGTAGACAGGTGGATTGCCAGTCAGCAGACGGGCTGGCGGCAGGATCTCCGCAAGGGAAAAGTGTCGGAGGATCAATCCCCGGCACTTCCCCTGCTATGGCTTAGAATGACTTCTGGATACCCAGCGTCATCATCCAGTCGCGGGCCATCTGCGGTCCGTTCAGATCCTGCACGATGGGCACACCTATTTCTGCACCCAGCCGCCAGCCGGCCAAGGGGCCATGGGTGGCAACGGTATTGA
- a CDS encoding class I SAM-dependent methyltransferase — MRVHIFAAAFFASTALAACSGANEAPAESEYNARKYMQAINDIARLDDQEADEARQPGELLAFAQIDRGDVVGDFVMGGGYVTRLLATAVGADGKVYAFQPEEFIAFSPDYAGLQDAAVAPYANDEGEPVHVYPLRAPLAQPGWPEPLDTIITVMNFHDLYLTDFSEGTAQQTIAMLYDALKPGGSLVVVDHYAVEGAGAEAANTLHRMDTDLALQDLTTAGFVLEEESAIYSRPSDPRTANVFDDAIRGQTDQFAWRLRKPG; from the coding sequence ATGCGTGTACATATTTTCGCGGCAGCGTTTTTTGCCAGCACTGCCCTTGCCGCGTGCAGTGGCGCTAATGAGGCACCTGCCGAAAGTGAATATAACGCCCGCAAATATATGCAGGCGATCAACGATATCGCCCGGCTGGACGATCAGGAGGCTGACGAGGCGCGACAACCGGGCGAATTGCTTGCGTTCGCGCAGATCGACAGGGGTGATGTGGTCGGCGATTTCGTGATGGGCGGCGGATATGTGACTCGGCTTTTGGCTACAGCGGTGGGCGCAGACGGCAAGGTTTACGCCTTCCAGCCTGAAGAATTCATTGCCTTCAGCCCTGATTACGCGGGCCTGCAGGATGCTGCCGTGGCCCCCTATGCCAATGATGAGGGAGAGCCGGTCCACGTCTATCCATTGCGCGCGCCTTTGGCCCAGCCCGGCTGGCCCGAACCGCTCGACACCATTATCACAGTGATGAATTTCCACGATCTCTACCTTACCGATTTTTCCGAAGGGACAGCGCAGCAAACCATTGCGATGCTGTATGATGCGCTCAAACCCGGCGGTTCCCTGGTGGTTGTTGATCACTATGCGGTCGAAGGGGCGGGTGCTGAAGCTGCCAATACGCTGCACCGGATGGACACCGATCTCGCATTGCAGGACCTGACCACTGCGGGCTTCGTGCTGGAAGAGGAAAGCGCAATCTATTCGCGCCCATCTGATCCGCGCACCGCCAATGTCTTTGACGATGCGATTCGCGGGCAGACAGACCAATTCGCCTGGCGGTTGCGCAAGCCGGGCTGA
- a CDS encoding host attachment protein, whose product MKCPHMAHVALVDGERFVFLRNEGQIFEPSLKKIAEPKLEATNFSAGVKHQDTAGQMKGNTDLNELAHGAAAAEWLNAKALAGEIDELVVIADPKTLGEMRRHYHKELEKRIIGELDKSLTSEPLAKIEKLLVAA is encoded by the coding sequence ATGAAATGTCCTCACATGGCCCACGTCGCACTCGTCGATGGGGAACGCTTCGTCTTTCTGCGCAATGAAGGCCAGATTTTTGAGCCTAGCTTGAAGAAGATTGCCGAACCCAAGCTTGAAGCGACCAATTTTAGCGCCGGGGTCAAGCATCAGGATACCGCAGGCCAGATGAAGGGGAATACCGACCTCAATGAACTGGCGCATGGTGCCGCAGCGGCAGAATGGCTCAACGCCAAGGCTCTTGCAGGCGAGATTGATGAATTGGTGGTGATTGCAGACCCCAAGACGCTGGGCGAAATGCGCCGCCATTATCACAAGGAATTGGAAAAACGCATCATCGGAGAGCTCGATAAATCTCTGACAAGTGAACCCTTGGCCAAAATTGAGAAGCTTCTCGTAGCTGCGTGA
- the groES gene encoding co-chaperone GroES codes for MAFRPLHDRVLVRRIEAEEKTAGGIIIPDSAQEKPSEGEIVSVGSGSKAEDGTVTPLDVKAGDRVLFGKWSGTEVKLDGEDLLIMKESDIMGVMG; via the coding sequence ATGGCATTCCGTCCCCTGCACGATCGCGTGCTGGTCCGCCGTATCGAAGCCGAAGAAAAAACGGCTGGCGGCATAATCATCCCCGATAGCGCCCAGGAAAAGCCGAGCGAAGGCGAAATCGTCTCCGTCGGCTCTGGCTCGAAAGCCGAAGACGGCACCGTCACCCCGCTTGATGTAAAAGCTGGCGACCGCGTGCTGTTTGGCAAATGGTCCGGCACCGAGGTGAAACTCGATGGCGAAGATCTGCTGATCATGAAGGAAAGCGACATTATGGGCGTGATGGGCTGA